Proteins from a genomic interval of Yarrowia lipolytica chromosome 1E, complete sequence:
- a CDS encoding uncharacterized protein (Compare to YALI0E02728g, highly similar to DEHA0F08019g Debaryomyces hansenii and uniprot|P49367 Saccharomyces cerevisiae YDR234w LYS4 homoaconitase), with amino-acid sequence MFAFRNRAVTQTLLVRRYSTKRIPQNLTEKIVQRYAVGLPEGKQVQSGDYVSIRPSHCMTHDNSWPVATKFKGLGAKAVKDNRQVVMTLDHDVQNKSEKNLEKYANIENFAGEQGIDFYPAGRGIGHQVMVEEGYAFPYNLTVASDSHSNMYGGIGCLGTPIVRTDAASVWATGQTWWQIPPVARVELKGQLPAGVFGKDVIIALCGIFNNDEVLNHAIEFVGDGVEHLSVDERLTIANMTTEWGALTGLFPVDETLRQWYEYRLTRLPQPHARVNDGTVAALKDAVQADTDAKYAKNLTIDLSTLSPFLSGPNSVKVYNSLADLSAQDIKINKAYLVSCTNSRLSDIEAAANVIKNNKVAEGVEFYVAAASSFVQKDAEASGAWQTLINAGAKPLPAGCGPCIGLGTGLLEDGEVGISATNRNFKGRMGSKDALAYLASPEVVAASAVLGKIGFPEEVYGSPVPGAKGVSSSISVTEAVEAEADAEAAESDPAPSGGVLDGFPAQITGELVLCDADNINTDGIYPGKYTYQDDVPREKMAEVCMENYDPDFGSKTGAGDIIVSGFNFGTGSSREQAATCILARDMQLVIAGSFGNIFSRNSINNALLTLEIPALINKLRKRYEGQPAELTRRTGWFATWDVPAATVTVTDGKNGPVILKQKVGELGQNLQEIIVKGGLEGWVKAQL; translated from the coding sequence ATGTTTGCATTCAGAAATCGAGCAGTCACACAAACACTCCTGGTGCGACGATACTCCACAAAGCGCATCCCCCAGAACCTGACCGAGAAGATCGTCCAGCGATATGCCGTCGGCCTTCCTGAAGGCAAGCAGGTCCAGAGTGGAGATTATGTTTCCATTCGACCCAGCCACTGCATGACACACGACAACTCATGGCCCGTTGccaccaagttcaaggGCCTTGGAGCCAAGGCTGTCAAGGACAACCGGCAAGTGGTCATGACTCTTGATCACGATGTCCAGAACAAGTCTGAGAAGAACCTAGAGAAGTATGCCAACATCGAGAACTTTGCCGGAGAGCAGGGCATCGATTTCTACCCCGCCGGCCGAGGTATTGGCCACCAGGTTATGGTCGAGGAGGGCTACGCTTTCCCTTACAACCTCACTGTCGCTTCTGACTCACACTCGAACATGTATGGAGGTATCGGTTGCCTGGGTACACCCATTGTCCGAACCGACGCTGCATCCGTGTGGGCTACTGGACAGACTTGGTGGCAGATTCCCCCTGTTGCTCGTGTCGAGCTTAAGGGCCAGCTTCCTGCCGGCGTGTTTGGTAAGGACGTGATTATCGCTCTCTGTGGTATCTTCAACAACGACGAGGTTCTCAACCACGCCATTGAGTTTGTTGGAGACGGTGTTGAGCACCTGTCTGTCGACGAGCGACTCACTATTGCTAACATGACCACCGAGTGGGGTGCCCTTACTGGTCTTTTCCCTGTTGATGAGACTCTCCGACagtggtacgagtaccgtcTGACTCGACTTCCTCAGCCTCATGCTCGAGTGAATGACGGCACTGTcgctgctctcaaggacgctGTTCAGGCCGATACCGACGCCAAGTATGCCAAGAACCTGACCATTGATCTGTCTACTCTCTCTCCATTCCTGTCTGGACCCAACTCCGTCAAGGTGTACAACTCCCTGGCTGATCTGTCTGCCCAGGACatcaagatcaacaaggcCTACCTTGTGTCCTGCACCAACTCTCGACTGTCCGATAtcgaggctgctgccaacgTGATCAAGAACAACAAGGTCGCTGAAGGCGTCGAGTTCTATGTCGCCGCTGCTTCTTCCTTTGTCCAGAAGGACGCCGAGGCCTCTGGAGCCTGGCAGACTCTCATCAATGCCGGAGCCAAGCCTCTCCCTGCCGGCTGTGGCCCCTGCATCGGTCTCGGAACTGGTCTTCTCGAAGACGGCGAGGTCGGTATCTCTGCTACCAACCGAAACTTCAAGGGCCGAATGGGCTCCAAGGATGCCTTGGCCTACCTGGCCTCTCCCGAGGTTgtcgctgcttctgctgttCTCGGTAAGATTGGTTTCCCCGAGGAAGTCTACGGCTCTCCCGTTCCCGGAGCTAAGGGTGTGTCTTCCTCCATCTCAGTTACTGAGGCAGTTGAGGCAGAGGCTGATGCCGAAGCTGCCGAGTCTGACCCTGCTCCTAGTGGAGGGGTCCTGGATGGATTCCCCGCACAGATCACTGGAGAACTCGTCCTTTGTGACGCCGACAACATCAATACCGACGGTATCTACCCCGGAAAGTACACCTACCAGGACGACGTGCCCCGAGAGAAGATGGCCGAGGTGTGCATGGAGAACTACGATCCTGACTTTGGCTCTAAGACCGGCGCTGGAGACATTATTGTCTCTGGTTTCAACTTTGGTACCGGTTCTTCCCGAGAGCAGGCCGCCACCTGTATTCTGGCCCGAGACATGCAATTGGTCATTGCCGGCTCTTTTGGAAACATCTTCTCCCGaaactccatcaacaacgCCTTGCTGACTCTTGAGATTCCTGCTCTCATCAACAAACTGAGAAAGCGATATGAGGGACAGC